The following proteins are encoded in a genomic region of Papaver somniferum cultivar HN1 unplaced genomic scaffold, ASM357369v1 unplaced-scaffold_10, whole genome shotgun sequence:
- the LOC113326461 gene encoding probable amidase At4g34880 — protein sequence MIDVYNQSLLVEDDKTARTKAERNISLLNMKNLDNDGFKSLMNELDAVIIPEDGFSAVLAIGGHPGIVVPAGYKDDGMPIGICFGGLRGSDPKLIEIAYGFEQIILIGNHLP from the coding sequence ATGATTGATGTCTATAATCAAAGTTTGCTGGTAGAAGATGATAAGACCGCTAGAACCAAGGCAGAGAGAAATATATCACTGCTAAATATGAAAAATCTTGACAATGATGGGTTCAAGAGTTTGATGAATGAGTTGGATGCGGTCATCATTCCAGAAGATGGGTTTTCAGCTGTACTCGCGATAGGTGGACACCCTGGAATTGTTGTTCCAGCAGGGTATAAGGATGATGGAATGCCTATTGGAATATGTTTCGGTGGATTAAGAGGTTCAGACCCAAAGCTGATCGAAATTGCTTATGGGTTCGAGCAAATTATACTGATTGGAAACCATCTCCCTTAG